A portion of the Punica granatum isolate Tunisia-2019 chromosome 7, ASM765513v2, whole genome shotgun sequence genome contains these proteins:
- the LOC116213874 gene encoding uncharacterized protein LOC116213874: protein MGSEEAVVGFVGLDAVSLEMASSLLCSGFKVQAFEIDGPLMDGFQKNGDRCSSPTEAAKGAVALIVLISHPDQINDLFFGPEGACKGLQEDAVVILHSTVLPSHIEKLEKRLTDECKVARVVDAYVFKGASDGGKLLITCSGKSDAVSSARPILSAISDKLFIFYEEIGAASKTKLVNELLEAIHLVASVEAISMGCKASVHPWIIYDIISNAAGNSWVFKNHVPHLLRGLHTKNNFLDPVIQNLGAVLDVAKTHSFPLPLLAVAHQQLVLAHSHQDEVDGDLPVIKIWEKVFGVDITSAANMEPYHPEQLAEQIIANSSTVKRIGFIGLGAMGFGMATNLLKKNFTVIGFDVYKPTLTRFSEAGGLTGHTPAEASKGIDVMVIMVTNETQAESVLFGESGAVSALPAGASIILSSTVSPSFVSQLERRLQGEGKGLKLVDAPVSGGVKRAAEGTLTIMASGTDEALHSTGSVLSAMSEKLYVIKGGCGAGSGVKMVNQLLAGVHIASAAEAMALGARLGLNTRVLFDVIKNSGGDSWMFENRVPHMLDNDYTPYSALDIFVKDLGIVARECSAHKVPLHMATVAYQLFVSGSAAGWGRQDDAGVVKVYEMLTGVHVEAKLPVLKKEDTLKSLPLEWPVDPTEDIRKLNQNSSKTLVVLDDDPTGTQTVHDIEVLTEWTVESLVNQFTKRPTCLFILTNSRALSTEKAIALTEEICRNIDLAVKLVEKIDYTVVLRGDSTLRGHFPEEADAAVSVIGEVDAWIICPFFLQGGRYTINDIHYVADGDGLVPAGETEFAKDAAFGYKSSNLREWVEEKTKGRIPASSVVSISIELLRKGGPDAVCDRLCSLKKGSTCVVNAASDRDMAVFAAGMVKAELKGKHFLCRTAASFVSARVGIIPIPPILPKDLGIDKERAGGLIVVGSYVPKTTRQVKELKAQCGHFLKCIEVSVDKIAMKSKEEREEEIQRTVEIVDAYLSAQKDTLVMTSRQLITGKDASESLDINFRVSSALVEIVRRIKTKPRYILAKGGITSSDLATKALEAKCAKIAGQALAGVPLWQLGPESRHPGVPYIVFPGNVGNDTAVADVVKSWALPHRRPSTKELLLNAEKGGYAIGAFNVYNLEGIEAVVAAAEEERSPAMLQIHPAAFKQGGVPLVACCISAAEQASVPITVHFDHGASKQELVEAIDLGFHSVMADGSHLSFEENIAYTKFITQLAHSKDMLVEAELGRLSGTEDDLTVEDYEAKLTDLNQAEDFIDRTGIDALAVCIGNVHGKYPPSGPNLRLDLLKDLHALASKKGVFLVLHGASGVPEDLVKSCIERGVRKFNVNTELRKAYMECLSEPKKDLVQVMASAKEKMKAVVVEKMKLFGSAGKA from the exons GGGCTGTAGCTTTGATTGTGTTGATATCTCATCCTGATCAAATTAATGATTTGTTCTTCGGACCTGAGGGTGCTTGTAAAG GACTGCAGGAAGATGCTGTTGTTATTCTGCACTCAACTGTCTTACCCTCTCACATTGAGAAGCTCGAGAAGCGTCTTACAG ATGAATGTAAAGTTGCGCGTGTGGTAGACGCTTATGTGTTTAAGGGAGCATCAGATGGCGGAAAACTTTTG ATAACTTGCTCGGGAAAGTCAGATGCAGTATCCAGCGCACGGCCTATTCTTTCTG CAATTTCCGATAagctatttattttttatgaagaAATCGGGGCTGCCAG TAAAACCAAATTAGTGAACGAGTTGCTTGAAGCGATACATCTGGTAGCTTCGGTGGAGGCCATTTCCATGGGTTGTAAAGCCAGCGTTCATCCTTGGATAATATACGACATCATCTCTAATGCTGCTGGGAATTCATG GGTCTTCAAGAACCACGTTCCGCACTTGCTAAGAGGTCTGCACACAAAAAACAACTTTCTCGATCCAGTTATTCAGAATTTG GGGGCAGTTCTAGATGTTGCCAAAACACACAGTTTTCCTCTCCCGCTGTTAGCAGTTGCTCATCAACAACTTGTTCTCG CGCACTCACATCAAGATGAGGTTGATGGAGACTTGCCTGTCATCAAG ATTTGGGAAAAAGTATTTGGAGTAGACATTACGAGTGCAGCCAATATGGAGCCATATCATCCCGAACAACTGGCGGAGCAAATAATTGCAAATTCTAGCACTGTTAAGCGCATTGGTTTTATCGGCCTTGGAGCCATGGGATTTGGGATGGCAACTAACTtgctgaaaaaaaatttcactgtCATCGGATTTGAT GTATATAAGCCAACTCTTACTCGTTTCTCGGAGGCAGGTGGCTTAACTGGCCACACTCCTGCAGAAGCATCTAAGG GTATTGATGTAATGGTAATCATGGTCACAAACGAAACACAGGCAGAAAGTGTTCTGTTTGGAGAGTCTGGTGCAGTTTCGG CACTTCCTGCTGGTGCGTCTATAATTCTATCATCCACTGTCTCTCCATCATTCGTGTCTCAGCTTGAGCGGCGATTGCAAG GCGAAGGCAAGGGTTTGAAATTGGTGGATGCTCCTGTGTCCGGGGGTGTAAAGAGGGCCGCAGAGGGAACACTCACG ATAATGGCTTCTGGTACTGATGAAGCACTTCACAGCACTGGTTCAGTTCTATCAG CAATGAGCGAGAAGCTTTACGTAATCAAAGGAGGCTGTGGAGCTGGAAG TGGCGTGAAGATGGTCAATCAATTGCTTGCGGGAGTTCATATTGCTTCAGCTGCTGAAGCAATGGCATTGGGAGCTCGGTTAGGTCTTAACACAAGAGTATTGTTTGATGTCATAAAAAATAGCGGGGGAGATTCATG GATGTTTGAGAACCGGGTTCCACACATGCTAGACAACGATTATACACCATACTCGGCACTTGATATTTTTGTGAAGGATCTT GGCATTGTTGCTCGGGAATGCTCGGCCCACAAAGTTCCTCTTCACATGGCAACTGTTGCTTATCAATTATTCGTCTCAG GATCTGCTGCTGGGTGGGGCCGACAAGACGATGCTGGCGTAGTCAAG GTTTACGAGATGCTCACGGGTGTCCACGTCGAGGCAAAGCTTCCCGTGCTCAAGAAAGAAGACACCTTGAAGTCTCTTCCACTGGAGTGGCCTGTGGATCCTACTGAGGATATACGTAAACTGAACCAGAATAGTTCGAAGACTTTGGTTGTTTTGGACGATGACCCAACTGGAACACAAACCGTTCACGACATTGAAGTTTTGACAGAATG GACGGTCGAGTCACTTGTGAACCAGTTCACGAAAAGGCCGACATGCCTTTTCATTTTGACCAACTCCAGGGCACTGAGTACCGAGAAG GCCATCGCACTAACGGAGGAGATCTGCAGAAACATAGACTTAGCAGTGAAACTAGTGGAGAAGATCGACTACACTGTGGTTCTCAGAGGCGACTCAACTTTAAGAGGGCATTTTCCTGAG GAAGCTGATGCTGCAGTTTCAGTAATCGGTGAGGTGGATGCGTGGATCATATGCCCGTTTTTCCTCCAAGGTGGTCGCTACACTATCAATGATATTCATTACGTTGCAGATGGTGATGG CCTCGTCCCTGCAGGGGAGACTGAGTTTGCTAAAGACGCAGCATTCGGCTACAAATCTTCAAATCTCCGTGAG TGGGTAGAAGAGAAGACAAAAGGTCGAATTCCTGCAAGCAGTGTAGTGTCAATCTCGATCGAACTGTTAAGGAAAGGAGGACCAGATGCTGTTTGTGATCGTCTTTGCAGTCTGAAGAAG GGTTCGACGTGTGTGGTTAATGCTGCTAGTGATCGAGACATGGCAGTATTTGCTGCAGGAATGGTCAaa GCAGAGCTAAAAGGAAAGCATTTCTTGTGCCGGACAGCTGCTAGCTTTGTTTCTGCTCGTGTTGGAATCATCCCGATTCCTCCAATTTTACCAAAAGATTTAGGAATAGATAAAGAAAGGGCAGGTGGATTAATAGTTGTTGGTTCATATGTTCCGAAAACCACTAGACAG GTTAAAGAGCTCAAAGCACAGTGCGGACACTTCTTAAAGTGTATTGAG GTTTCGGTTGACAAAATCGCCATGAAATCGAAAGAAGAGAGGGAGGAGGAAATTCAGAGAACGGTGGAAATCGTGGACGCGTATCTTAGCGCTCAGAAAGATACATTAGTAATGACCAGCCGGCAACTCATCACTGGAAAAG ATGCTTCTGAGAGCTTAGACATCAACTTCCGGGTGAGCTCTGCACTGGTCGAGATTGTTAGGAGGATCAAAACAAAACCTCGTTACATTCTCGCAAAG GGTGGAATCACATCATCTGATCTCGCCACAAAAGCCCTCGAGGCAAAGTGCGCCAAAATCGCGGGACAAGCCCTAGCAGGTGTTCCGTTGTGGCAGTTAGGTCCCGAAAGCAGACATCCCGGGGTTCCCTACATTGTCTTTCCTG GTAATGTCGGCAATGATACAGCAGTAGCCGATGTGGTGAAGTCTTGGGCTCTTCCTCACAGACGTCCCTCAACGAAAGAGCTGCTTCTC AATGCGGAAAAGGGTGGATACGCTATCGGAGCCTTCAATGTCTATAACTTGGAAGGAATCGAGGCAGTGGTTGCTGCTGCTGAGGAAGAGCGGAGTCCCGCCATGTTACAG ATTCATCCCGCTGCATTCAAGCAAGGaggggttcctttagttgctTGTTGCATCTCTGCAGCAGAGCAAGCTAGT GTGCCGATCACTGTTCACTTTGATCATGGAGCTTCGAAGCAAGAGCTAGTCGAGGCCATTGATTTG GGTTTTCACTCTGTGATGGCTGATGGTTCGCATCTCTCATTCGAGGAGAACATTGCCTACACAAAATTCATAACCCAATTGGCTCACTCGAAAGATATGTTGGTCGAAGCCGAGTTGGGCCGGTTATCGGGAACAGAGGATGACCTGACCGTGGAAGACTACGAGGCAAAGCTGACTGACCTTAATCAG GCCGAAGATTTTATTGATCGGACTGGTATAGATGCTTTGGCAGTATGCATCGGAAACGTCCATGGGAAATATCCTCCTAGCGGACCGAATCTGAGGCTCGACCTGCTTAAG GATCTGCATGCCCTAGCTTCCAAGAAGGGAGTGTTCCTCGTGCTCCACGGAGCTTCTGGCGTGCCCGAAGACCTTGTGAAG AGTTGTATAGAGAGGGGCGTAAGGAAGTTCAACGTGAACACCGAGCTTCGGAAAGCGTACATGGAGTGCCTTAGCGAACCAAAGAAGGATCTCGTCCAAGTGATGGCTTCTGCTAAAGAGAAGATGAAAGCTGTTGTGGTTGAGAAGATGAAGCTCTTTGGTTCTGCTGGAAAAGCttga